One Saccharomyces kudriavzevii IFO 1802 strain IFO1802 genome assembly, chromosome: 4 genomic region harbors:
- the GRX6 gene encoding glutathione-disulfide reductase GRX6 (similar to Saccharomyces cerevisiae GRX7 (YBR014C) and GRX6 (YDL010W); ancestral locus Anc_3.189), producing MIPPNKRNARILSITMLLLLLVFFIVQNANFLTIETKEEKPFQVFSTNMDSLSVGSSKKLATEPTSAIKKGSSEVDEEINEIKQKVGLQQPIASADDSLSALKSDKGSGTGKGFNVQKEYSLMLDLSPVIIFSKSVCPYSRNMKELLENEYQFLPNYYIIELDKHGHGEELQEYIRLMTGRGAVPNLLINGISRGGNEEIRGLHSQGKLLGSLQAWSNGKFSVEQREKPSNN from the coding sequence ATGATACCGCCTAACAAGAGAAATGCTAGAATTTTGAGCATTACGATGCTACTTTTGCTGTTAGTATTCTTTATAGTACAGAATGCGAACTTTTTGACAATAGAGACAAAGGAGGAGAAGCCTTTCCAAGTATTCAGTACTAACATGGATAGTTTATCCGTAGGATCGTCGAAGAAACTCGCTACTGAGCCGACGTCCGCCATTAAAAAAGGGAGTTCTGAAgtagatgaagaaattaatgaaataaaacagAAGGTGGGACTGCAGCAGCCCATAGCATCGGCCGACGATAGTTTGTCTGCTCTCAAAAGCGATAAAGGATCAGGAACAGGTAAAGGGTTCAACGTCCAAAAGGAATATTCCCTTATGCTTGATTTGTCACCGGTCATAATATTCAGTAAAAGCGTCTGCCCGTATAGTAGGAACATGAAAGAACTGCTTGAGAATGAGTATCAATTTCTACCAAATTACTACATCATAGAGCTTGATAAACATGGGCATGGGGAAGAGCTGCAGGAGTACATCAGGTTAATGACCGGTAGAGGGGCTGTTCCGAACCTTTTGATCAATGGGATATCAAGAGGCGGTAACGAAGAAATTAGGGGACTGCACTCTCAAGGGAAACTTCTGGGATCATTACAAGCCTGGAGTAACGGAAAATTCTCTGTAGAGCAGCGTGAAAAGCCTTCGAACAATTGA
- the SKDI04G2280 gene encoding uncharacterized protein — protein sequence MRVLADPDPESKDHTKFSITSQPIVHYIAIPEMDKTAEKYIKIKNTKIRTLFDSGSPTSFIQRDTVKLLNLPIHDTPPLRFRGFISTESATTSEAVTLDLTVDNLQFNVAAYVLDKMDYQLLIGNPILRRYPKLLYTILNTKQCTSAQKPKAYHPENINYVKVKCAGNRGNSRTKTLSFAPTTPEATDLNSAGNRGKPRNNNLSFAPTIPDATDLKSAGNRGDSRTNTLSFAPTIPDATDPLTTLDNPGSIHNTFAQFQIPEEAMILEEDERYFNVVSTIHNVEPKAIDHSDKEPFSTLPAWLQQKYTEIIRNDLPARCMNIDNAPVKHDIEIKPDARLPRLQPYHVTEKNERIINKIVQELLDNRFIVPSKSPCSSPVVLVPKKDGTFRLCVDYRALNKITISDPFPLPRIDNLLSRIGNAQIFTTLDLHSGYHQIPMEPKDRYKTAFVTPSGKYEYTVMPFGLVNAPSTFARYMADIFRDLRFVNVYLDDILIFSESQEEHWKHLDTVLERLKKENLIVKKKKCKFASKQIEFLGYSIGIQRIAPLQHKCAAIRDFPTPKTVKQAQRFLGMINYYRRFIPECSKIAQPIQLFICDKSQWTEEQDKAIEKLKTALCSSPVLIPFDSKATYRLTTDASKDGIGAVLEEINTKNKLIGVVGYFSKTLEGAQKNYPAGELELLGIIKALHHFRYMLHGKHFTLRTDHISLLSLQNKNEPARRVQRWLDDLATYEFTLEYLAGPKNVVADAISRAVYTTFPETPDPINPESWKTEYKSDPLCSATLIHLNELTQHNVKPEDMSAFHSYRKKFQLSETFRKNYSIVDEIIYYRDRLVVPVKQQNEVIKLYHDHTLFGGHFGVTVTFGKIAPIYYWPKLQHSITQYIRTCVQCQLTKSHRPRSQGLLQPLPVAEGRWLNISMDFVTGLPLTTNDLNMILVVVDRFSKRAHFIATRKTADASQLINTLFRYIFSYHGFPKTITSDRDIRITAEKYQELTKRLGIKSTMSSANHPQTDGQSERTIQTLNRLLRAYASTNTRNWHTYLPQIEFVYNSTPTRTLGKSPFEIDLGYTPNAPTIKTDCEINARSFTAVELARHLKAITIQTKERLESAQIEMETNNNQRRKTLLLNIGDHVLVHRDAYFKKGAYMKVQPIYVGPFRVVKKINDNAYELDLDSHKRKHRVINVQYLKKFVYRPDAYPKNKPISSVERINRANEVIAVIGIDTTHKTYLCRMQDVDPTISVEYSEAEFYQIPEEIRKSILANFRQLYETQDNSEREEDVVSQNEIPQHY from the coding sequence ATGCGAGTTCTAGCCGATCCTGACCCTGAGTCGAAAGACCACACGAAATTTTCTATCACATCTCAACCTATTGTACATTATATCGCCATACCTGAAATGGACAAAACTGCcgaaaaatacataaaaataaaaaacacgAAAATAAGAACCCTGTTTGATAGTGGATCACCCACATCATTTATCCAAAGAGATACCGTAAAACTCCTGAATCTGCCAATCCACGATACTCCGCCGCTCCGCTTTAGAGGATTCATATCTACCGAATCTGCCACGACCTCAGAAGCAGTTACGCTCGACCTTACAGTCGACAATCTGCAATTCAATGTAGCCGCGTATGTACTCGATAAAATGGACTACCAACTCCTAATCGGAAATCCAATTCTACGCCGCTACCCGAAACTCCTGTACACAATCCTGAACACTAAGCAGTGTACTTCCGCCCAGAAGCCCAAGGCTTATCATCCCGAAAACATTAACTATGTGAAAGTTAAATGCGCTGGTAATCGTGGTAACTCCAGAACCAAGACACTGTCCTTTGCCCCCACTACTCCTGAAGCAACCGACCTGAACTCCGCTGGTAACCGTGGTAAACCCCGAAACAATAATCTGTCTTTTGCCCCCACCATTCCTGACGCAACTGACCTGAAATCCGCTGGTAATCGTGGCGACTCCAGAACTAACACCCTGTCTTTTGCCCCCACTATTCCTGACGCAACTGACCCGCTTACAACACTTGACAATCCAGGTAGTATTCACAATACATTTGCACAATTCCAGATACCTGAAGAAGCGATGATCCTagaagaggatgaaagATACTTCAACGTTGTTTCAACCATCCATAACGTCGAACCTAAAGCTATTGATCACAGCGATAAGGAACCATTTTCCACGTTGCCGGCTTGGTTACAACAGAAGTATACAGAGATTATACGTAATGATCTCCCAGCAAGATGTATGAACATCGACAACGCTCCCGTAAAACACGACATTGAAATTAAACCTGATGCACGACTACCTCGACTACAACCATATCACGTCACCGAAAAGAACGAACGAATAATCAACAAGATCGTTCAAGAACTGCTCGACAACAGATTCATTGTCCCCTCGAAATCTCCATGCAGTTCCCCCGTTGTCCTCGTCCCGAAGAAAGATGGTACGTTCAGACTTTGCGTTGACTACCGTGCCCTGAACAAGATTACCATCTCCGACCCATTCCCATTACCCAGAATCGACAACCTATTAAGCCGTATTGGGAATGCCCAAATATTCACCACGCTAGATTTGCACAGTGGTTATCACCAGATTCCAATGGAACCAAAAGACCGCTACAAAACCGCTTTTGTCACCCCGTCCGGTAAATATGAATACACTGTCATGCCATTTGGTCTAGTCAATGCACCTAGCACCTTTGCAAGATACATGGCCGACATTTTCAGAGACTTGAGATTTGTCAATGTCTACCTTGATGACATATTAATCTTCTCTGAATCCCAAGAAGAACACTGGAAACATTTAGACACAGTTCTTGAAAGACTTAAGAAGGAAAATCTTATtgtcaaaaagaaaaaatgcaagTTTGCATCAaaacaaattgaattcCTAGGCTATAGTATTGGAATCCAGAGAATAGCCCCACTGCAACACAAATGTGCAGCAATCCGAGACTTCCCGACCCCGAAAACAGTAAAACAAGCACAACGATTTTTAGGAATGATTAATTACTACAGACGATTCATTCCAGAATGTTCTAAGATAGCACAACCCATTCAACTGTTTATTTGTGACAAAAGTCAATGGacagaagaacaagacaAAGCAATCGAGAAGCTGAAAACCGCCCTATGTAGTTCCCCTGTTTTGATACCATTCGATAGCAAAGCAACTTACCGATTAACCACAGACGCCTCAAAAGATGGTATTGGTGCTGTTCtagaagaaatcaatacaaaaaacaaacttatTGGTGTCGTCGGTTATTTCTCTAAGACCTTAGAAGGCGCTCAGAAGAATTATCCCGCAGGCGAATTAGAACTACTTGGAATTATTAAAGCACTCCACCACTTCCGATATATGCTTCACGGTAAGCATTTTACATTGAGAACAGACCACATCAGCTTACTGTCACTACAGAATAAAAACGAACCCGCACGACGCGTACAACGATGGTTAGACGACCTAGCCACCTATGAATTTACCTTAGAATACCTAGCAGGACCCAAGAATGTCGTTGCCGATGCCATATCCCGTGCCGTATACACCACATTTCCAGAAACACCCGATCCTATCAACCCAGAAAGCTGGAAAACTGAATATAAATCAGACCCATTGTGTAGTGCTACGTTAATTCATCTGAATGAACTGACGCAACACAATGTCAAACCGGAGGATATGTCAGCCTTCCATAGCTACcgaaagaaatttcaattatCCGAGACCTTCCGTAAGAACTACTCCATCGTAGACGAAATAATCTACTATCGAGACCGATTAGTAGTCCCGGTAAAACAACAGAACGAAGTCATAAAACTGTATCACGATCATACTTTATTCGGAGGCCATTTTGGTGTAACTGTAACATTTGGAAAGATTGCTCCAATTTATTACTGGCCGAAATTGCAACATTCAATTACACAATACATCCGTACCTGCGTACAATGTCAACTCACAAAATCACATCGACCACGTTCACAAGGACTATTGCAACCGCTTCCCGTAGCAGAAGGAAGATGGCTTAATATATCAATGGATTTTGTGACTGGACTACCCTTAACAACAAACGATTTGAATATGATCCTCGTTGTTGTCGACCGCTTCTCGAAACGCGCTCACTTCATAGctacaagaaaaacagcAGACGCATCACAGCTAATAAATACGCTATTCCGCTATATCTTTTCATATCATGGTTTCCCGAAAACAATAACCAGTGATAGAGACATCCGTATAACCgcagaaaaatatcaagaacttACAAAAAGATTAGGGATAAAATCGACAATGTCTTCTGCAAACCACCCCCAAACAGATGGACAATCCGAAAGAACGATTCAAACATTGAACCGATTGCTAAGAGCTTATGCCTCCACCAATACCCGGAACTGGCACACCTACTTACCAcaaattgaatttgtcTATAACTCCACACCGACCAGAACACTTGGAAAGTCACCATTCGAAATTGATTTAGGATATACTCCCAATGCACCTACCATTAAAACGGATTGCGAAATCAATGCAAGAAGTTTTACCGCCGTAGAACTGGCCCGACACCTCAAAGCTATTACGATCCAAACAAAAGAACGACTAGAGTCTGCTCAGATTGAAATGGAAACTAATAACAACCAAAGACGTAAAACTTTGTTATTGAACATAGGAGATCACGTACTAGTGCATAGAGATgcatatttcaagaaaggaGCATATATGAAGGTACAACCTATATATGTTGGACCATTTCGAGTtgtcaagaaaataaatgataACGCTTACGAACTCGACTTGGATTCACACAAGAGAAAACATAGAGTTATTAACGTACAATActtaaagaaatttgtaTACCGACCCGACGCATATCCAAAGAATAAACCAATCAGTTCCGTTGAAAGAATCAACAGAGCCAATGAAGTCATTGCAGTTATAGGGATAGATACCACACACAAAACATACTTATGTCGTATGCAGGATGTGGACCCGACAATCTCAGTAGAATATTCAGAAGCTGAATTCTACCAAATCCCAGAGGAAATACGAAAGTCAATATTAGCCAATTTTAGACAATTGTACGAGACTCAAGACAACTCCGAGAGAGAGGAAGATGTTGTATCTCAAAATGAGATACCTCAGCATTACTAG
- the APC11 gene encoding anaphase promoting complex subunit 11 (similar to Saccharomyces cerevisiae APC11 (YDL008W); ancestral locus Anc_3.190) produces the protein MKVKINEVHSVFAWSWHIPSISDEVIGNEVPNENDEDEDVCGICRASYNGTCPSCKYPGDQCPLVIGVCHHNFHDHCIYRWLDTSNSKGLCPMCRQTFQLQKGLAINDAHIQKFVDIVSRRREEMIEEGVAEDFVNFDEPMRQNTDSAIERQQIDTVLDEDFLLR, from the coding sequence ATGAAAGTCAAAATAAACGAAGTTCATAGTGTGTTTGCCTGGTCGTGGCACATCCCTAGCATATCGGATGAAGTCATAGGCAATGAGGTTCCGAATGAAaacgatgaagacgaagatgtTTGTGGTATATGTCGCGCCAGTTATAACGGAACATGTCCAAGCTGTAAATATCCAGGAGACCAATGTCCCTTGGTGATTGGGGTATGTCACCATAACTTCCATGATCACTGTATATATCGATGGCTGGACACTTCAAACTCTAAAGGACTATGTCCGATGTGTAGACAGACGTTTCAGCTACAAAAAGGTCTGGCAATTAACGATGCTcatattcaaaagtttgTTGATATAGTTTCAAGAAGGAGGGAAGAAATGATAGAAGAGGGCGTCGCTGAAGATTTTGTGAACTTTGATGAGCCAATGCGGCAGAACACAGATAGCGCAATAGAAAGACAACAGATCGATACTGTCCTGGATGAAGACTTCTTGTTGAGGTGA